In Flavobacterium cerinum, one genomic interval encodes:
- a CDS encoding WD40/YVTN/BNR-like repeat-containing protein, producing the protein MKKRLFVAIVCICFSCNKLKTSTGSVENNHVAELQTDLKNLVIDTLLTDKISIRAITIDSNRVWYAGSKGKYGYVMLDGTKTFSGHIDKETFQPEFRSIAQTKDYVFMISIANPGLLYRITKDGKQVQLVYEEKGEKVFYDSMQFWNDQEGIVVGDPTENCFSLLLTRDGGTNWKKITCDQLPELKEGEAFFAASNTNIVIKGNETWMASGGKHSRIFYSPDKGNTWKVYTTPIIQGEAMTGIFSADFYDNAIGFAVGGNYEKSSQNHGNKIRTTDGGRTWNRVAENKGFGYGSCVQFFPDSNGKELLTVGASGLYYSADFGENWNKIADYNDLFTIRFVDRKTVIAAGNNKILRFRFQ; encoded by the coding sequence ATGAAAAAAAGGCTGTTTGTAGCAATTGTATGTATTTGCTTTTCCTGTAATAAACTGAAAACATCGACCGGCTCTGTTGAGAATAATCATGTTGCCGAACTTCAAACGGATTTGAAAAATCTGGTTATTGATACATTACTGACCGATAAAATCAGTATTCGGGCTATTACGATTGATAGTAATCGCGTTTGGTATGCCGGAAGTAAAGGGAAATACGGTTATGTAATGCTGGACGGTACTAAAACGTTTAGCGGTCACATTGATAAAGAAACGTTCCAACCGGAATTCAGAAGTATAGCACAAACTAAAGATTACGTTTTTATGATTAGTATTGCCAATCCGGGATTACTATATCGGATAACTAAAGACGGAAAACAGGTGCAATTAGTATATGAAGAAAAAGGGGAGAAGGTCTTTTATGACAGTATGCAGTTTTGGAATGATCAGGAAGGTATAGTTGTAGGAGATCCGACTGAAAATTGTTTCTCATTATTACTAACAAGAGACGGCGGAACCAACTGGAAAAAAATTACTTGTGATCAATTACCGGAATTGAAAGAGGGCGAAGCCTTTTTTGCGGCAAGTAATACGAATATTGTAATAAAAGGAAACGAAACCTGGATGGCTTCAGGCGGAAAACATTCCCGTATTTTTTATTCACCGGATAAAGGAAATACATGGAAAGTATATACCACTCCGATTATTCAGGGAGAAGCAATGACCGGTATTTTTTCAGCTGATTTCTATGATAATGCTATCGGATTTGCCGTTGGTGGAAATTATGAAAAATCGTCCCAGAATCACGGAAATAAAATCAGAACGACTGATGGCGGACGTACATGGAATCGGGTAGCTGAAAATAAAGGATTCGGATATGGATCCTGTGTACAGTTTTTTCCGGATAGTAACGGAAAAGAGTTACTGACAGTTGGAGCAAGTGGCCTGTATTATTCGGCCGATTTCGGTGAAAACTGGAATAAAATTGCAGATTATAATGACTTGTTTACGATTCGTTTCGTCGATCGAAAAACCGTTATTGCTGCCGGAAATAATAAGATATTGCGATTCCGATTTCAATAA
- a CDS encoding DUF2911 domain-containing protein encodes MKRIIITAAFFIATLAIEAQVKTPQASPKAEIEQVVGLTQVELDYSRPTAKGRGVFGELVPYGKVWRTGANANTTVSFSDDVVIDGKTLKKGKYALYTLPKADSWDVIFYTETNNWGTPQKWDDSKVALRTTVKPETLGRKVETFTITVNNIDNDFGSLEISWEKTLIAVKFGVPTQKAAMKSIEDALAGPKADDYFSAAQYYYQSGADMNKALDWVNKAIGGKPEAPFWYLRLKSLIQAKLGDKKGAIETAKLSQAGAEKENNADYVKMNKDSILEWSKK; translated from the coding sequence ATGAAGAGAATTATTATAACTGCGGCTTTTTTTATAGCAACTTTAGCTATTGAGGCTCAGGTAAAAACACCACAAGCCAGTCCTAAAGCAGAAATAGAGCAGGTAGTGGGATTAACGCAGGTAGAATTGGATTATTCGCGTCCGACAGCTAAAGGGCGTGGTGTATTCGGAGAATTGGTTCCTTACGGAAAAGTATGGAGAACCGGTGCGAATGCTAATACAACCGTTTCATTTAGCGATGATGTTGTTATTGACGGTAAAACGTTGAAAAAAGGAAAATATGCATTATATACGTTACCGAAAGCAGATTCATGGGACGTTATTTTCTATACGGAAACGAATAACTGGGGAACACCTCAGAAATGGGATGATTCAAAAGTTGCGTTACGTACAACTGTAAAACCGGAAACTTTAGGAAGAAAAGTAGAAACGTTTACAATTACGGTTAACAATATTGATAATGATTTCGGAAGCCTTGAAATTTCATGGGAGAAAACATTAATCGCAGTTAAATTCGGAGTGCCTACTCAGAAAGCAGCGATGAAAAGTATCGAAGATGCATTGGCCGGACCAAAAGCGGATGATTATTTCTCAGCTGCACAATATTACTATCAGTCAGGTGCTGATATGAATAAAGCATTAGACTGGGTAAATAAAGCTATCGGTGGAAAACCGGAAGCACCTTTCTGGTATTTACGTTTAAAATCGTTAATTCAGGCAAAACTGGGTGATAAAAAAGGAGCTATCGAAACAGCTAAATTATCACAGGCAGGTGCTGAAAAAGAGAATAATGCTGACTATGTGAAAATGAATAAAGATTCAATTTTAGAATGGTCTAAAAAATAA
- a CDS encoding cryptochrome/photolyase family protein, whose translation MQQTINIFWFRRDLRLTDNIGLFHALNSENPVLPIFIFDTDILSQLPADDARVSFIYELLTKIQQQLSGKGKSLAVFYGEPVSIFRKLITENQIRTVYTNHDYEPSARKRDTAIYTLLKENDIAFKTAKDQVIFEKKEIVKDDGTPYVVYTPYSKKWKEHFYKTNLPFYPSETLLNNLVSHSYPFPDLGTIGFRRSEIAMQPYDISDKLIEHYEETRNFPAISGTSMLGPHLRFGAVSIRQMARFAATFRNQTFLNELIWREFFMQILWHFPHTVNRSFKEKYDAIQWSNDETLFQKWCDGKTGYPFVDAGMRELNATGHMHNRVRMIVASFLCKHLLIDWRWGETYFAQKLLDYEQASNVGNWQWAAGSGVDAAPYFRIFNPTEQIKKFDKNLDYIKKWIPELGTAAYPLPIVDHKTARERCLTTYKKAVG comes from the coding sequence ATGCAACAAACCATCAACATTTTCTGGTTTCGACGTGATTTACGCCTCACGGACAATATTGGTCTTTTTCACGCTTTGAACAGTGAGAATCCGGTACTTCCCATATTTATTTTTGATACTGACATTCTTTCTCAATTACCGGCCGATGACGCGCGCGTGTCCTTTATTTATGAATTGCTGACAAAAATACAGCAACAATTATCCGGAAAAGGGAAATCACTTGCTGTTTTTTATGGGGAACCGGTTAGTATATTCCGAAAACTGATCACGGAAAATCAGATCCGAACCGTTTATACCAATCATGATTATGAACCTTCCGCACGCAAACGGGATACTGCAATATATACGTTATTAAAAGAAAACGATATTGCGTTTAAAACGGCTAAAGATCAGGTGATTTTTGAGAAGAAAGAAATTGTAAAAGATGACGGCACACCTTATGTTGTCTATACGCCTTATTCAAAAAAGTGGAAAGAACATTTTTACAAAACCAACCTTCCTTTTTATCCTTCGGAAACTTTATTAAACAATTTGGTTTCGCATTCCTATCCGTTTCCGGATCTTGGTACTATCGGGTTCCGTCGTTCTGAAATTGCGATGCAACCTTATGACATTTCCGATAAGCTGATCGAACACTATGAAGAAACCCGGAATTTCCCGGCGATTTCAGGAACTTCAATGTTAGGACCCCATCTTCGCTTTGGTGCTGTCAGTATCCGACAAATGGCTCGGTTTGCTGCTACATTTCGCAATCAAACGTTTTTGAACGAACTGATCTGGCGGGAATTTTTTATGCAAATTTTATGGCATTTCCCACATACGGTCAATCGCAGTTTTAAAGAAAAATACGATGCCATCCAATGGAGTAATGATGAGACCTTGTTTCAGAAATGGTGTGACGGTAAAACCGGATATCCTTTTGTTGATGCCGGAATGCGCGAACTCAATGCGACCGGACATATGCACAATCGGGTACGAATGATTGTTGCCAGTTTTCTTTGTAAACATTTATTGATTGACTGGCGTTGGGGCGAAACTTATTTTGCGCAGAAACTTCTCGATTATGAACAAGCCAGCAATGTTGGAAACTGGCAATGGGCAGCCGGTTCCGGTGTAGATGCCGCGCCTTATTTCAGAATCTTTAATCCTACCGAGCAAATTAAAAAATTTGACAAAAACCTGGACTATATCAAAAAATGGATCCCGGAACTGGGAACAGCTGCTTATCCGTTACCGATTGTGGATCATAAAACGGCACGCGAAAGATGTCTGACAACCTATAAAAAAGCCGTAGGATAA
- a CDS encoding HAD family hydrolase, producing MVKTVIFDMDGVIVDTEPVHKYAYYKHFSELGIEVSEEMYASFTGNSTRNVFQKLKETFHLSDDVEELILRKRFLFNDAFDTKEDLELIEGVKKLIIDLHENGMQLILASSASKGTIERVFNRFELNPYFTHKVSGEDFPKSKPHPAIFLHAASLSVAPIEHCIVIEDSTNGVKASKAAGIFCLAYNSPNSKLQDLSEADFEIGHFDQVNYDIVSQIKKKK from the coding sequence ATGGTTAAAACCGTAATTTTTGATATGGACGGGGTAATTGTCGATACCGAACCGGTTCATAAATATGCTTACTACAAACACTTTTCGGAATTGGGTATCGAAGTTTCGGAAGAAATGTATGCCTCTTTCACCGGTAATTCGACCCGGAATGTTTTTCAGAAATTAAAAGAAACGTTTCATTTGTCGGATGATGTGGAAGAATTGATCCTGCGAAAACGCTTTCTTTTTAATGATGCTTTTGATACTAAGGAAGATCTGGAATTGATTGAAGGCGTAAAAAAACTGATCATTGATTTGCACGAAAACGGGATGCAACTGATTTTAGCTTCTTCGGCATCGAAAGGAACGATTGAAAGAGTGTTTAACCGATTTGAACTGAATCCGTATTTTACACATAAAGTTAGCGGCGAGGATTTCCCGAAATCAAAACCGCACCCGGCTATTTTTCTTCATGCGGCATCGTTGTCTGTTGCTCCTATCGAACATTGTATTGTAATTGAAGATAGTACCAATGGTGTGAAAGCTTCTAAAGCTGCCGGAATATTTTGTCTGGCTTATAATAGTCCGAATTCTAAATTGCAAGATCTATCGGAAGCAGATTTTGAAATAGGACATTTTGATCAGGTCAATTACGATATAGTATCACAGATAAAAAAGAAAAAATAA
- a CDS encoding RNA polymerase sigma factor: MMKHSEDKQPINHLTAHLFRENAGKMTAVLSRWYGIENLDCITDAIQDTFESAILKWRYSGVPDNPAAWLMRVARNTTINQLKRNRKTTSLTEIDNIKKTEPDVVFSDHEITDSQFCLLLACCRLELSVQKRIIITLHILCGFGTKEIANALLMSDDAIKKALYRAKADLKNKQQLFVNPGQQDIQTHITLLHTLLYLLFNEGYKVTNGKTGINTDLCYEAIRLLKMVREYDPTHTETNGLLALLFFTIARFPARMTTTGEWLTLAEQDRNLWNDKLIAEGFYYLNHARPEKELNAYYLEALIASLHCTAPNFDQTNWTQIVYLYRQLEVLQPDSVLLRLNRIVAEMHVEMNFELLEAIDRLETLLTNEDRFVFLTAKAYGYKKLDDTIMAANWYREALSYAKTEIDRTFILKKLASDQ; encoded by the coding sequence ATGATGAAGCATTCGGAGGATAAACAACCGATTAATCACTTAACGGCACATCTTTTCCGTGAAAATGCGGGAAAGATGACAGCCGTATTGTCCCGATGGTATGGAATTGAAAACCTGGATTGTATTACCGATGCGATACAGGATACTTTTGAATCGGCTATTTTAAAATGGCGGTATTCCGGAGTGCCGGATAATCCTGCTGCCTGGCTCATGAGGGTCGCCCGCAATACGACCATTAACCAACTGAAACGGAACCGCAAAACGACTTCGTTAACCGAAATTGATAATATCAAAAAAACAGAACCGGATGTTGTTTTTTCAGATCATGAAATAACAGATAGTCAGTTTTGTTTGTTACTGGCTTGTTGTCGGTTGGAATTGTCTGTTCAAAAGCGAATTATCATTACGTTACATATTCTTTGTGGTTTCGGAACCAAAGAAATTGCAAATGCCTTATTGATGTCGGATGATGCCATTAAAAAAGCGTTATACCGCGCTAAAGCGGATCTGAAAAATAAACAGCAATTATTTGTAAATCCGGGGCAACAGGATATACAGACTCATATCACGTTACTACATACCTTGTTGTATCTTTTGTTTAACGAAGGATATAAAGTAACAAACGGAAAAACAGGAATTAATACCGATTTGTGTTATGAAGCGATTCGGCTGCTAAAAATGGTTCGGGAATATGATCCGACGCATACAGAAACAAACGGACTGCTGGCGTTGTTGTTTTTTACAATTGCCCGATTTCCGGCGCGTATGACTACAACCGGCGAATGGCTTACGTTGGCGGAGCAGGACCGAAACTTATGGAATGATAAATTGATAGCGGAAGGCTTTTATTATTTAAATCACGCTCGTCCGGAAAAGGAGTTAAATGCCTATTACCTGGAAGCTTTGATCGCTTCGTTACATTGTACTGCTCCGAATTTTGATCAAACCAACTGGACACAAATTGTTTATCTGTATCGTCAGTTGGAAGTACTACAGCCCGATTCCGTCTTGTTACGCCTTAATCGGATCGTCGCTGAAATGCATGTTGAGATGAACTTTGAATTATTGGAAGCAATAGACCGGTTGGAAACGTTACTAACCAACGAAGATCGTTTTGTATTCCTGACGGCTAAAGCTTACGGCTATAAAAAACTGGACGATACCATAATGGCGGCCAATTGGTATCGTGAAGCATTGTCTTATGCCAAAACGGAAATAGATAGGACCTTTATACTGAAAAAGTTGGCTTCAGATCAGTAA
- a CDS encoding Crp/Fnr family transcriptional regulator — MYSQLADYISKEIAVTDTELTTILSFFKPLKPKKNELLVTNGQTSQRMFFVGQGCLRIFFINEDGQDATRYLAFENNFATALVSFITNKPSLEYIQALEQTELLYITQQDFYTLLEEIPVWEKFYRHYLEMAYVNNTNRLMSFITMDAGERYRELLAINPKLVNRLSNKMVASYLNISQETLSRLKSKI; from the coding sequence ATGTATTCACAATTAGCGGATTATATTTCAAAAGAAATTGCTGTTACCGATACCGAACTTACAACCATTTTATCGTTTTTTAAACCGTTAAAACCAAAAAAAAACGAACTTCTGGTTACAAACGGACAAACCAGCCAACGGATGTTTTTCGTTGGCCAAGGTTGTTTACGCATCTTTTTTATCAATGAAGATGGTCAGGATGCTACCCGTTATCTTGCTTTTGAAAATAATTTTGCAACTGCTTTGGTTAGTTTTATTACAAACAAACCCTCTTTGGAATATATTCAGGCATTGGAACAGACCGAATTGCTCTATATCACACAACAGGATTTTTATACTTTACTGGAAGAAATTCCGGTTTGGGAAAAATTTTACCGGCATTATCTCGAAATGGCTTATGTGAACAATACCAACCGCCTTATGTCGTTTATCACAATGGATGCCGGAGAACGGTACCGCGAGCTACTGGCTATCAATCCGAAATTGGTTAATCGTTTATCCAATAAAATGGTGGCCTCCTACCTCAACATTTCACAGGAAACGTTAAGTCGTTTAAAATCCAAAATATAA
- a CDS encoding DUF2268 domain-containing putative Zn-dependent protease (predicted Zn-dependent protease with a strongly conserved HExxH motif) codes for MKKTLFSCLCLFMLSESYAQKAKNDIITTDIDHFWEAYDAILATKDSARQYELLQKLYLDKGTDGLKYIRQRRRYTAKDYIDAINKYPAFWKSIRKNTNSVAKLSPKILKDIARLKEAYPELQPSPIYFTVGAFRTNGTISNHNVLIGSEMALADKSVNATELPEHLQAFYTTLNPIDDIALLCTHEYVHTQQKEMTDKLLYYCLYEGVAEFVSTKVTGKPSYTPAIEFGKKNEARVKARFEKDMYQIDNAYNWLWGTNRNELKERDLGYYIGYSICENYYNQAKDKKKAIKEMIELDYNNEAQMDAFVDQTGFFSRTVKQISEDYEKMRPTVTEVKPAASGKDLIPAGRITVTLTFSEEMDKNFRGFDFGPLGKEHVLLVDKIIGFSEDGLSFSFETKLEPGKQYQSTATARFRNKDGIMMRPFLIDLTTAK; via the coding sequence ATGAAAAAAACGTTATTCTCCTGTTTATGTCTGTTTATGCTTTCAGAATCGTATGCACAGAAAGCTAAGAATGATATTATTACAACAGATATTGATCATTTTTGGGAAGCGTATGATGCTATACTGGCAACAAAAGATAGTGCCCGCCAATATGAATTACTGCAAAAATTATATTTAGATAAAGGAACGGATGGATTAAAGTACATCCGGCAACGACGACGTTATACGGCTAAAGATTATATAGATGCCATTAATAAATATCCGGCGTTCTGGAAATCAATCCGAAAAAATACCAATAGCGTTGCTAAACTTAGTCCGAAAATATTAAAGGATATTGCACGCTTAAAAGAAGCTTATCCGGAATTGCAACCGTCTCCGATTTATTTTACGGTAGGGGCGTTTCGAACGAACGGTACGATTTCTAATCACAATGTATTGATCGGAAGTGAAATGGCTCTGGCGGATAAAAGTGTCAATGCAACGGAACTTCCGGAACATTTACAGGCATTTTATACGACCTTAAATCCGATAGATGATATTGCGCTTTTGTGTACACATGAATATGTACATACACAACAAAAAGAAATGACCGATAAGTTATTGTATTATTGTTTGTATGAAGGAGTCGCAGAATTTGTATCCACTAAAGTTACCGGAAAACCGTCTTACACGCCGGCAATTGAATTTGGAAAAAAGAACGAAGCACGTGTTAAAGCTCGTTTCGAAAAAGACATGTATCAAATTGACAATGCGTATAACTGGCTTTGGGGAACAAATCGGAATGAATTAAAAGAACGGGATCTGGGCTACTATATCGGATACTCGATTTGTGAAAACTATTACAATCAGGCAAAAGATAAGAAAAAGGCAATCAAAGAGATGATCGAACTGGATTATAACAATGAAGCGCAAATGGATGCCTTTGTAGATCAAACCGGATTCTTTTCCCGTACTGTAAAACAGATCAGTGAAGATTATGAGAAAATGAGGCCAACGGTTACTGAAGTAAAACCTGCTGCTAGCGGAAAAGATCTTATTCCGGCCGGTCGGATCACTGTTACATTGACATTCTCTGAAGAAATGGATAAAAATTTCAGAGGATTTGATTTCGGACCACTTGGAAAAGAGCATGTTTTGTTAGTCGATAAAATAATCGGTTTTTCAGAAGACGGGCTTTCCTTTAGCTTTGAAACCAAACTCGAACCCGGTAAGCAGTATCAGTCTACGGCAACCGCAAGATTTCGAAATAAAGACGGCATTATGATGCGTCCTTTCCTGATTGATCTTACAACAGCAAAATAA
- a CDS encoding siderophore-interacting protein, translated as MANEKNSSEVPCKGFIKSIQRITRHTFHLKITSPYFAEMEYIPGFTIELFIDDQHIEHRKYSIWNYEPVQNSIDVAICTFSNGKGAHWVHTLEAGDTVYFKTPRGKLLIDESADNYVMIGDITALSHLYEINRNLPVGKTVFSFIYAPHQRDIFPDIDGSFPFDYHIFSPFDPEAITSKMALLLPDFNEKRLAYITGAPEVCQLIKYYFRNEKNWNPEDLRVKAFWR; from the coding sequence ATGGCAAACGAGAAAAACAGCTCAGAAGTACCCTGTAAAGGGTTTATTAAAAGTATACAACGGATAACCCGACATACTTTTCATCTTAAAATAACAAGTCCTTATTTCGCTGAAATGGAATACATTCCGGGCTTTACAATTGAACTTTTTATAGATGATCAACATATAGAACACCGTAAATACAGTATCTGGAATTACGAACCGGTTCAAAATAGTATTGATGTAGCCATTTGCACTTTTTCAAACGGTAAAGGAGCGCATTGGGTTCACACACTGGAAGCCGGAGATACGGTTTATTTTAAAACACCACGGGGAAAACTTCTTATCGATGAAAGTGCCGATAATTATGTCATGATCGGTGATATAACAGCACTTTCGCATCTATATGAAATCAACCGTAATTTACCGGTGGGTAAAACTGTTTTTAGTTTTATCTATGCACCACACCAGCGGGATATTTTTCCTGATATTGACGGGAGTTTCCCTTTTGATTATCATATTTTTTCTCCTTTTGATCCGGAAGCTATAACCTCTAAAATGGCTTTACTACTTCCTGATTTCAACGAAAAGCGATTGGCCTATATAACCGGTGCACCGGAAGTATGTCAACTAATCAAATACTATTTCAGAAATGAAAAGAATTGGAATCCGGAAGACCTGCGCGTTAAGGCATTCTGGCGATAA
- a CDS encoding SRPBCC family protein, translating into MSLYTLHTRQKLPISIAEAWAFFSDPSNLNTITPDDMKFRTLSGDDRMMFSGQIIHYKISPFRGITMQWVTEITHMETNAYFVDEQRFGPYQFWHHKHFFREIEGGIEMEDLIHYKVPFGFIGNLFHPFLVRPKLNAIFDFRKKKLEQLFGRYPE; encoded by the coding sequence ATGAGCCTTTATACTTTACATACCCGTCAAAAACTCCCGATTTCTATAGCAGAAGCCTGGGCTTTTTTTTCCGATCCGTCGAATCTGAATACGATTACACCGGACGATATGAAATTCAGAACTTTATCCGGAGATGACCGTATGATGTTTTCCGGACAAATTATCCATTATAAAATCAGTCCGTTTCGCGGTATAACGATGCAATGGGTAACTGAAATCACCCATATGGAAACAAATGCTTATTTTGTGGATGAACAGCGATTCGGTCCGTATCAATTTTGGCATCACAAACATTTTTTCCGTGAAATCGAAGGCGGTATCGAAATGGAAGACCTTATTCATTATAAGGTTCCTTTCGGTTTTATCGGGAATCTCTTTCATCCGTTTTTGGTACGCCCGAAACTAAATGCTATTTTCGATTTCCGAAAGAAAAAACTGGAACAACTATTCGGCCGATATCCGGAATAA
- a CDS encoding TetR/AcrR family transcriptional regulator encodes MSKAAQTRMSILQKSFELIYRKGYQATSIDDIIATTQVTKGAFYYHFKNKDEMAVALINEYMRPNMYEVMLRPLQQTEKPLEAIYNMMCDLLHDTDFFDVRYGCPAFNLIEEMAPLNETFRKALSVLMTDWRTAITDCLVSEQQQQTIRPDRNPQQIALFIMTGYGGIRNIGKLEGISCYALYLEELKNYLTDLKPTFSV; translated from the coding sequence ATGTCGAAAGCAGCCCAAACCCGTATGTCCATTCTCCAAAAATCCTTTGAACTGATTTACAGAAAAGGGTATCAGGCAACGAGTATTGATGACATTATTGCGACTACTCAGGTAACGAAAGGTGCCTTTTATTATCATTTTAAAAATAAAGATGAGATGGCTGTCGCGTTAATCAATGAGTATATGCGCCCCAATATGTATGAAGTGATGCTACGTCCTTTACAACAAACTGAAAAACCGTTGGAAGCAATTTACAATATGATGTGTGATTTGTTACATGACACCGATTTCTTTGATGTGCGTTATGGCTGTCCGGCATTTAATCTGATTGAAGAAATGGCGCCTTTAAACGAAACATTTCGAAAAGCACTTTCAGTTTTAATGACCGACTGGAGAACTGCTATTACCGATTGTCTTGTATCGGAGCAACAACAGCAGACAATTCGTCCTGATCGCAATCCGCAGCAAATCGCATTGTTTATAATGACCGGTTACGGCGGAATCCGTAATATCGGTAAACTGGAAGGAATTTCCTGCTATGCACTTTATCTGGAAGAATTAAAAAATTACCTTACTGATCTGAAGCCAACTTTTTCAGTATAA
- a CDS encoding YciI family protein translates to MKEFLMLIRESVDYGNFSAEEMQEDIEKHMEWVASLADKGHFKEGNPLEAEGCCIRGKERIITDGPYIETKECISGFYFLLAHSLEEAREIAKGCPSLELGAMVEIRPVMATDDEAFGG, encoded by the coding sequence ATGAAAGAATTTTTAATGCTGATCCGCGAAAGTGTGGATTACGGAAATTTTTCTGCTGAGGAAATGCAGGAAGATATTGAAAAACATATGGAATGGGTGGCTTCGTTAGCCGATAAAGGACACTTTAAAGAGGGAAATCCGCTTGAAGCTGAAGGATGCTGTATTCGCGGAAAAGAACGGATCATCACAGACGGGCCTTATATTGAAACAAAAGAATGCATCAGCGGATTTTATTTTCTACTGGCGCATTCACTGGAAGAAGCACGGGAAATCGCAAAAGGATGTCCGTCATTAGAACTCGGAGCAATGGTGGAAATCCGACCGGTTATGGCTACTGATGATGAAGCATTCGGAGGATAA
- a CDS encoding sensor of ECF-type sigma factor has translation MITKRIFPFLFLLMSATIFGQGFKEKREQIKQLKVAFITTEVGLTTEEATKFWPIYNTFDERQFELRHKKMRVFQSNMNDGAIDKMSEKEALVFLNQMENTEEELFNLKLKFIADLKTVLSPTKILKLKKAEDDFNRKLLRQMKDRGR, from the coding sequence ATGATTACAAAACGAATATTTCCTTTTCTGTTTTTACTGATGTCTGCTACAATTTTCGGACAGGGTTTTAAAGAAAAAAGAGAACAGATCAAGCAATTAAAAGTTGCTTTTATCACTACTGAAGTAGGTTTAACTACCGAGGAAGCTACTAAATTCTGGCCGATTTACAACACTTTCGACGAGAGACAGTTTGAATTACGTCATAAAAAAATGCGGGTTTTCCAAAGTAATATGAACGATGGCGCAATCGATAAGATGAGTGAAAAAGAAGCCTTGGTTTTTCTAAATCAGATGGAAAATACCGAGGAAGAACTTTTTAATCTGAAGTTAAAGTTTATTGCCGATCTTAAAACGGTTTTGAGTCCGACAAAAATATTGAAACTCAAAAAAGCAGAAGATGATTTTAACCGCAAGCTTTTACGACAAATGAAAGATCGCGGCCGATAA
- a CDS encoding RNA polymerase sigma factor — protein MQDEAIFIRQLLDPKTQNEAFRRLLSEYQRPLYRHIRNIVLDHDDTDDVLQNTFIKVFNNLSNFKGESKLFSWMYRIATNEAITFINQRARKAGISSEELQSKAVGKLEADVNYDGDEIQLKLQKAVAILPEKQQLVFKMKYFEELKYEDISEILGTSVGALKASYHHAVKKIEEYLNSV, from the coding sequence TTGCAGGACGAAGCTATTTTTATCCGTCAGTTACTCGATCCGAAAACGCAAAATGAAGCGTTTCGAAGATTGCTGTCCGAATACCAACGGCCGTTGTATCGTCATATCCGAAATATTGTACTCGATCATGATGATACTGATGATGTCCTTCAAAATACCTTTATCAAGGTTTTTAACAATCTGAGTAATTTTAAAGGTGAAAGTAAATTGTTTTCCTGGATGTACCGTATCGCCACAAACGAAGCGATTACGTTTATTAATCAACGGGCACGAAAAGCCGGTATCAGCAGTGAAGAATTACAATCTAAAGCAGTGGGTAAACTTGAAGCTGATGTGAATTATGACGGTGATGAAATCCAGTTAAAGTTACAAAAAGCGGTAGCGATATTGCCTGAAAAGCAACAATTGGTCTTTAAGATGAAGTATTTTGAAGAACTTAAATACGAAGATATATCGGAGATTTTGGGTACTTCAGTCGGAGCATTAAAAGCCTCCTATCATCATGCCGTAAAAAAAATTGAAGAATATTTAAATTCCGTTTAA